From Triticum aestivum cultivar Chinese Spring chromosome 4A, IWGSC CS RefSeq v2.1, whole genome shotgun sequence, a single genomic window includes:
- the LOC123084544 gene encoding protein FAR1-RELATED SEQUENCE 5-like, producing the protein MRLLRTEDDGWYVSIFSNEHNHPLSESREETRQWHSHSEIDPFLKDFVNNLRENNMSLNKVYNILNVTHGECTGAPFRKENLRYLCSRLAQDSISEDMRKTARLLDDMKAADPYLSVRVATDDEGSPKFILWCTGKNRQDYVYFGDVVTFDTTYRTNLYNMPFGIFVGVNNHYQSTIFGGVLMREETIVGFEWAFKNFVEVMNGKHPVTMLTDQCKSMEGAIKSTLPHTRHRWCKWHVLKCAKEHLGYAYSKKSGFKYEFHKIIDEIIDVSEFEESWSKLLDKYNLSQNKYLNALYSNREKWAKPYFSSVFCAGMTSTQRSESAITS; encoded by the exons ATGCGTCTCCTTCGAACTGAAGATGACGGGTGGTACGTTAGCATATTCAGTAATGAGCATAACCATCCTCTCTCTGAGAGCCGTGAGGAAACAAGACAATGGCACTCGCACAGTGAGATAGATCCATTTCTCAAAGACTTTGTGAACAATCTTAGGGAAAATAATATGAGTCTCAACAAGGTCTACAATATTCTCAATGTGACACATGGAGAATGCACTGGCGCTCCGTTCCGCAAGGAAAACTTGAGGTACCTATGCTCACGTCTTGCACAAGACTCAATTTCAGAGGACATGAGAAAAACAGCCAGATTATTGGATGATATGAAAGCAGCAGACCCTTACTTGTCAGTACGTGTGGCTACTGATGATGAAGGATCGCCAAAGTTTATATTGTGGTGCACTGGGAAGAATAGGCAAGACTATGTATATTTCGGTGATGTAGTGACATTTGACACAACTTATAGGACTAACCTGTACAATATGCCATttggcatatttgttggagtcaaTAACCATTACCAGTCAACCATCTTTGGAGGTGTTCTGATGCGTGAGGAGACAATAGTTGGTTTTGAGTGGGCTTTTAAAAATTTTGTGGAGGTAATGAATGGGAAACATCCTGTCACAATGCTAACAG ACCAGTGTAAATCCATGGAGGGAGCTATCAAATCTACTCTTCCACACACAAGGCACAGATGGTGCAAGTGGCACGTGCTGAAATGTGCAAAGGAACATCTTGGTTACGCTTACAGCAAGAAGAGCGGATTCAAATATGAATTTCACAAGATTATAGATGAGATAATAGATGTTTCTGAGTTCGAAGAAAGTTGGTCAAAGCTCTTGGACAAGTATAATCTATCTCAAAACAAGTACCTGAATGCCCTTTATTCAAACCGTGAGAAGTGGGCCAAACCTTATTTCTCAAGTGTTTTTTGTGCTGGAATGACTAGTACACAGAGAAGCGAAAGCGCAATCACCTCCTGA
- the LOC123084545 gene encoding uncharacterized protein: MSLVVSNRISDTEFEVQLARPEYMVDYEARSYIVAVKDGGDFISCNCGYFQHIGMLCRHSIKILIQKDIFKIPINNIVKRWTRRAKEGFEGVHIPSQSSRATDDSAARQNILYIAAMEAVKEVSQCESMLETTLKVFRELTSEAIRLRECDGSSAPRRKKDDGLNITVLSDKQISIMHTPKRVKPKGRPKILRVKSRLEYVKVFKQKNKSVATLYGNKNIQPSDFVGHSSGVTMEDAGCPNVKKSKTGKRKTPSTSRSSCKMR; encoded by the exons ATGTCGTTGGTCGTCTCCAATCGCATCAGTGACACTGAATTTGAAGTTCAGCTTGCACGTCCTGAATATATGGTTGATTATGAAGCTAGATCATACATTGTAGCTGTTAAGGACGGTGGTGATTTCATATCATGCAACTGTGGGTACTTCCAGCACATCGGCATGCTGTGCAGGCACTCCATAAAG ATACTCATTCAGAAAGATATATTCAAGATACCAATCAATAATATTGTGAAACGCTGGACCAGAAGAGCGAAGGAAGGTTTCGAGGGTGTTCATATACCGAGCCAATCATCTCGTGCGACTGATGATTCAGCAGCACGTCAGAACATTCTGTATATAGCAGCAATGGAAGCGGTGAAGGAGGTTTCACAATGTGAGAGCATGCTTGAAACGACTCTGAAGGTGTTCCGTGAGCTGACATCAGAGGCAATCAGGCTGCGCGAATGTGATGGTTCGTCAGCGCCTAGAAGGAAAAAAGATGATGGCCTGAATATCACGGTATTAAGCGATAAGCAGATCTCGATCATGCATACACCTAAACGTGTGAAGCCTAAGGGTAGGCCGAAGATATTAAGGGTGAAGTCGCGGCTTGAGTACGTGAAGGTGTTTAAGCAAAAAAACAAGTCTGTTGCCACTTTGTATGGTAACAAGAACATTCAGCCAAGCGACTTCGTAGGGCATTCCAGTGGAGTCACTATGGAGGACGCGGGATGTCCTAATGTCAAGAAATCCAAAACTGGGAAAAGAAAGACTCCAAGTACTAGTAGGTCGTCTTGCAAAATGCGGTGA